In Brachypodium distachyon strain Bd21 chromosome 2, Brachypodium_distachyon_v3.0, whole genome shotgun sequence, one genomic interval encodes:
- the LOC100843047 gene encoding V-type proton ATPase subunit G1, giving the protein MDANRRQSGIQQLLAAEQEAQQIVNAARAAKLARLRQAKEEAEREIAEYRAQMEAEFQRKVAESSGDSGANVKRLEQETNEKIAQLKQQAATISPEVIQMLLRHVTTVKN; this is encoded by the exons ATGGATGCGAACAGGCGCCAAAGTGGAATTCAGCAATTGCTGGCTGCAGAACAGGAGGCTCAGCAAATTGTAAATGCTGCTAGGGCTG CTAAACTTGCAAGGCTTAGGCAAGCAAAAGAGGAGGCTGAGAGGGAAATAGCTGAATACCGTGCCCAGATGGAGGCTGAGTTCCAGAGGAAGGTTGCAGAG AGTAGTGGTGACTCTGGCGCAAATGTCAAACGTCTTGAGCAAGAGACGAACGAAAAAATTGCACAACTCAAGCAGCAGGCTGCAACCATCTCCCCCGAGGTGATTCAAATGCTTCTGAGGCATGTCACCACTGTGAAGAACTAA
- the LOC100826843 gene encoding mitogen-activated protein kinase kinase kinase 17 produces MAMAACSGPWKRVRTLGRGASGAEVFLAADDVSGELFAVKSAGAGATLRREQEIMAGLRSPNVLSCIGGRVGHDGSYQLFLEFAPGGSLADAVRSGAGGRLEERVVRAYAEDMAAGLAYLHGAGLVHGDVKPRNVVIGGDGRAKLADFGCSRKTDSRGPILGGTPAFMAPEVARGEEQGPAADIWALGCTVVEMATGRAPWNGTGMEDDGVLAALHRIGYTDDAVPEVPKWLSADAKDFLARCLTRRPSDRCTAAQLLEHPFLSAEREWVSPKSTLDAAFWETDGSEEEDDDAEVSAVEHSMAERIRALACSASSLPEDWDSDEGWIDVMNSTPSEASDAAPVPVPAEETTEPDDGGVRSEEWSAETSGLGLGITVDSSVTARDDVEEADNNSLISHNRILQSSEISVFSGAGRDDVGEADDDSIGHSRILQSLEISVLADEAVPCKLLCHINSSMDFTPQIFPRPLPRCLRFSS; encoded by the coding sequence atggcgatggcggcgtGTAGCGGGCCATGGAAGCGGGTGCGGACGCTGGGCCGGGGCGCGTCCGGGGCCGAGGTGTTCCTCGCGGCGGACGACGTGTCCGGGGAGCTGTTCGCGGTCAAGTCCGCGGGCGCGGGGGCGACGCTGAGGAGGGAGCAGGAGATCATGGCCGGCCTGCGCTCCCCCAATGTCCTCTCCTGCATCGGTGGCCGCGTCGGGCACGACGGGTCCTACCAGCTCTTCCTCGAATTCGCCCCGGGCGGCTCGCTGGCGGACGCCGTCaggagcggcgccggcgggaggcTCGAGGAGCGCGTCGTCCGGGCGTACGCGGAAGACATGGCCGCCGGGCTCGCGTACCTCCACGGGGCCGGGCTGGTCCATGGCGATGTCAAGCCGAGGAACGTGGTgatcggcggcgacggccgcgccaagctcgcggacTTCGGGTGCTCGAGGAAGACGGATTCCCGCGGGCCGATCCTCGGGGGCACGCCGGCGTTCATGGCGCCGGAGGTAgcgcgcggcgaggagcaggGTCCGGCGGCTGACATCTGGGCGCTGGGATGCACCGTGGTCGAGATGGCCACCGGGCGCGCCCCGTGGAACGGCACCGGCATGGAGGACGACGGCGTGCTCGCGGCGCTGCACAGGATCGGCTACACGGATGATGCCGTTCCCGAGGTTCCCAAATGGCTGTCAGCCGACGCCAAGGACTTCTTGGCCAGGTGCTTGACGAGGCGGCCAAGCGACCGGTGCACGGCGGCCCAGCTGCTCGAGCACCCGTTCTTATCTGCCGAACGTGAGTGGGTGTCCCCGAAGAGCACGCTGGACGCCGCGTTCTGGGAGACGGACggcagcgaggaagaagatgacgacGCCGAGGTGTCAGCAGTAGAACACAGCATGGCCGAGAGGATCAGAGCATTGGCTTGCTCTGCATCGTCTCTCCCGGAGGATTGGGACTCCGACGAGGGGTGGATCGATGTgatgaactccacaccaagcGAAGCATCCGACGCAGCGCCAGTGCCGGTGCCGGCCGAGGAGACGACGGAGCCTGACGACGGCGGTGTCCGGAGCGAAGAATGGAGCGCGGAGACCTCCGGCCTTGGTCTCGGCATTACCGTCGACAGCAGCGTCACCGCTCGCGACGATGTAGAAGAAGCAGATAATAATTCTTTGATTAGCCACAATAGGATCCTTCAGTCTTCAGAAATTTCAGTCTTCAGCGGTGCCGGTCGCGACGACGTAGGAGAAGCCGATGATGATTCGATTGGCCACAGTAGGATCCTTCAGTCTTTAGAAATTTCAGTTTTAGCCGACGAAGCTGTACCATGTAAATTACTCTGCCACATTAACAGTTCAATGGATTTCACTCCTCAAATTTTTCCGCGTCCTCTCCCTCGTTGCCTGCGTTTCAGCAGCTAG
- the LOC100827146 gene encoding mitogen-activated protein kinase kinase kinase 17 yields MADDAAGMSGRRLTRLRTLGRGSSGAVVSLFAADGELLAVKSAATGGAAQLRREGGILASLCSPYVLPCLGSRAAAGGEYQLLLEFAPGGSLADEVARNGGRLEEPAVRAYAGHVARGLAYLHGESMVHGDVKARNVVIGADGWAKLADFGCARRCPGPGPGPILGGTPAFMAPEVARGEEQGPAADVWALGCIIIEMATGRAPWADMDAGCGAADVISAVRRIGYTDAVPEAPERMSPDAKDFLDKCLRRSAGERWTAAQLLEHPFLLAPVEQLKARWVSPKSTLDAAMWEESDDADEDVSLDDDRTAERMKALAKSCSVLPDWELSDDDGWIDVWSSSQSEFTDSTVASPAPEKKASSGDLWDKILEAEVVVQPEVFDAAAQVAAPSEETTKDVSFLEEMLILEAEIGVVQASVLEAAMPSGNDAGFRDEGLVGLAEMDDGAEAFDTGRRVVGDELVQNVGVASVDDQQHNVGVASVDQQQEDSRASSDSASDPVLVVRVNDDICDEGIVKPSPMPIFLYTSFAHPCQVSSFFHACILHSLCKALNS; encoded by the coding sequence ATGGCGGACGACGCGGCGGGGATGAGCGGCCGGCGTCTGACGCGGCTCCGGACGCTGGGGCGGGGCTCGTCGGGGGCCGTGGTGTCGCTCTTCGCGGCCGACGGCGAGCTGCTGGCGGTGAAGTCGgcggccaccggcggcgccgcccagcTCCGGCGGGAGGGCGGCATCCTCGCATCCCTCTGCTCCCCGTACGTGCTTCCCTGCCTGggctcccgcgccgccgcgggcggcgagTACCAGCTGCTCCTCGAGTTCGCCCCCGGCGGGTCGCTCGCCGACGAGGTCGCCCGCAACGGCGGCCGCCTCGAGGAGCCCGCCGTCCGTGCCTACGCGGGCCACGTGGCCAGGGGCCTGGCCTACCTCCACGGGGAATCCATGGTGCACGGCGACGTCAAGGCCCGGAACGTCGTCATCGGGGCCGACGGCTGGGCCAAGCTTGCGGACTTCGGCTGCGCGCGCCGCTGCcccggcccaggcccaggcccgATCCTCGGGGGCACGCCGGCGTTCATGGCGCCCGAGGTGGCCCGCGGGGAAGAGCAAGGCCCGGCCgccgacgtgtgggccctgGGCTGCATCATCATCGAGATGGCCACGGGCCGCGCGCCCTGGGCCGACATGGACGCCGGCTGCGGCGCGGCCGACGTTATCTCAGCCGTCCGCCGCATCGGGTACACGGACGCCGTGCCCGAGGCCCCCGAGCGGATGTCGCCGGACGCCAAGGACTTCTTGGACAAGTGCCTCCGGCGCTCCGCCGGGGAgcggtggacggcggcgcagcTGCTGGAACACCCGTTCCTGCTGGCGCCCGTGGAGCAGCTCAAGGCCAGATGGGTATCGCCCAAGAGCACGCTGGACGCCGCAATGTGGGAAGAGTcggacgacgccgacgaggacGTGTCGTTGGATGATGATCGCACGGCCGAGAGGATGAAGGCGTTGGCCAAGTCATGCTCTGTCTTGCCGGACTGGGAGTTGTCCGACGATGACGGCTGGATCGACGTGTGGAGCAGCAGCCAATCTGAATTTACCGATTCGACGGTAGCCTCGCCGGCGCCTGAGAAGAAGGCGTCCAGTGGAGATCTTTGGGACAAAATATTAGAAGCAGAAGTAGTTGTACAACCTGAAGTCTTCGATGCTGCCGCTCAGGTGGCCGCGCCGTCAGAGGAGACGACGAAAGACGTAAGCTTCTTGGAGGAAATGTTGATATTAGAAGCAGAGATAGGAGTAGTACAAGCTTCAGTGTTGGAAGCTGCCATGCCGTCCGGAAACGATGCAGGTTTTCGGGACGAAGGATTGGTAGGATTAGCAGAGATGGACGACGGCGCCGAAGCTTTCGACACCGGCAGGCGTGTCGTCGGCGACGAGCTCGTGCAGAATGTAGGAGTAGCTTCCGTGGATGATCAGCAGCACAATGTAGGAGTAGCTTCTGTGGATCAGCAGCAGGAAGATAGTCGTGCAAGTTCGGATTCCGCTAGCGATCCGGTTCTAGTTGTTCGTGTAAATGACGACATTTGTGACGAAGGAATAGTGAAGCCCTCGCCAATGCCGATTTTCCTCTACACCTCTTTTGCCCACCCCTGTCaagtttcttctttctttcacgCATGCATATTGCATTCCCTTTGCAAAGCCCTCAACTCGTGA